In the Nitrospirota bacterium genome, one interval contains:
- a CDS encoding ABC transporter ATP-binding protein, with translation MSSVSDRHILNFINAGFSYDKNKPFIQEISFSIENGEFIGLLGANGSGKSTILKLASGLLHTSSGDINLWGKPVQSYKNKDRAKLLSYLPQLLDISIPFTVKELVSMGLYPYETLPELTVDEAIEMVGLSSNSGTLITNLSGGERRRVYLAMTLLQGAGLVLLDEPLANLDIKYQIELLRLLKELRRERNISMVMALHDINIALQFDKIVLIKNGRILGTGKPDEVLTKDLLKEAFDVEVEIKREDSGEVYIKY, from the coding sequence ATGTCCTCAGTATCTGACAGGCATATCCTGAATTTTATTAACGCTGGTTTTTCTTACGACAAGAATAAGCCCTTTATACAGGAGATATCATTTTCCATAGAGAATGGCGAATTCATAGGCCTTCTTGGAGCCAACGGTTCGGGCAAATCAACGATTCTTAAGCTGGCGAGTGGATTATTACATACTTCAAGCGGAGATATAAACCTGTGGGGCAAGCCGGTCCAATCTTACAAGAATAAGGACAGAGCAAAACTCCTGAGCTATCTTCCGCAGCTTCTTGATATCAGCATCCCGTTTACAGTGAAGGAGCTTGTGAGCATGGGGCTCTATCCGTATGAGACATTGCCTGAGCTTACGGTTGATGAGGCCATTGAGATGGTAGGGCTTTCCAGTAACAGCGGAACGCTTATAACAAACCTGAGCGGCGGGGAAAGAAGAAGGGTATATCTTGCGATGACTCTGCTTCAGGGCGCCGGGCTGGTGCTGCTTGACGAGCCTCTTGCCAATCTGGATATCAAGTACCAGATCGAACTCCTGAGGCTTCTGAAGGAGTTAAGAAGAGAGAGAAATATATCAATGGTCATGGCGCTTCATGACATAAATATCGCATTGCAGTTTGACAAGATAGTACTGATAAAGAACGGCCGTATTCTCGGCACAGGAAAACCTGATGAGGTTCTGACAAAGGATCTGCTTAAAGAGGCGTTTGATGTTGAGGTGGAGATAAAGAGGGAGGATTCAGGCGAGGTTTACATTAAATATTAA
- a CDS encoding TonB-dependent receptor, translating into MKRIIILILIMLFTAAPVMAADEAVLAGEVVVTATKIEEAIEETTSDVIVIKSEEIKKMNTQFVSDVLKGVSELNVVQNGGAGKQAAVVLRGGNTEHTLVMIDGVKVKSTTTGTFDFSGLNVDDIERIEIVKGPQSTIYGSEAMAGVINIITKKGKGAPKIAASFETGAYGTTKPSATLSGGYKDLLSYRLTGTYFKTEGISAARKGIEKDGYKNASVSGKFGLNLADNAEIEVSGKYYYDRSDLDAFGSDDLNYVQRGNHHMIAGKGKLYLFDIWEQVLSLSTVEDSLRYRDPDTSWNNADIITGMSTIDWQNNFYISEAYTFTFGAEYREEAGENKGIFDEAVNNKALYLNNKAKLFNDDLVINAGLRIDDHETFGEETTGRVGAVYNIRPASLTVKASYGTGFRAPTLNELFYNDPWGSSGNLNLKPEKSSSWEIGLEKEIVKDRASVSVTYFDQNYDDLIDWVETPPGSWLYSPQNISKAEVQGFEAGASAKVTGDVTVKSSYTYLDTEDKETGERLRRRPKDKAGISAEYSGGPLTLFAEYTFVGKVFDSASVGHLGSYSLVNLSGGYRLRKDISFFARVDNLFDADYQTAGGYNTPGLSAYAGVKFEM; encoded by the coding sequence ATGAAGCGAATAATTATATTGATACTCATAATGCTTTTTACAGCCGCGCCGGTAATGGCTGCTGATGAAGCGGTACTGGCCGGAGAGGTTGTTGTTACTGCGACCAAGATAGAAGAGGCTATCGAAGAGACAACAAGCGATGTTATCGTGATCAAAAGCGAAGAGATAAAGAAGATGAATACGCAGTTTGTCTCAGATGTCTTAAAAGGCGTTTCTGAATTAAATGTCGTCCAGAACGGAGGCGCTGGCAAACAGGCGGCAGTCGTTCTCCGGGGCGGCAACACGGAACATACCCTTGTCATGATAGACGGGGTGAAGGTGAAGAGCACAACCACAGGCACATTTGATTTTTCGGGCCTCAATGTGGATGACATAGAGAGGATAGAGATAGTGAAGGGCCCGCAGAGCACTATATACGGGTCAGAGGCGATGGCAGGGGTTATCAACATCATCACAAAGAAGGGGAAAGGCGCGCCTAAAATAGCAGCTTCCTTTGAGACAGGCGCATATGGAACGACTAAACCCTCAGCAACGCTCTCAGGAGGATATAAGGACCTTCTCAGCTACAGGCTGACAGGAACATATTTTAAAACCGAGGGGATATCCGCTGCCAGAAAAGGCATAGAGAAGGACGGGTATAAAAATGCCTCTGTATCCGGAAAGTTCGGCCTCAACCTGGCAGACAACGCAGAGATAGAGGTCTCAGGCAAATATTATTATGACCGCTCTGACCTTGATGCCTTTGGCAGCGACGATCTGAATTATGTCCAGCGCGGAAATCACCACATGATTGCAGGCAAAGGAAAGCTATATCTCTTTGATATATGGGAACAGGTCTTATCCCTCTCAACAGTGGAAGACTCTTTGAGGTACAGGGATCCTGATACCTCATGGAATAACGCCGATATAATAACCGGCATGAGCACTATTGACTGGCAGAATAATTTTTATATTTCTGAGGCATACACATTTACGTTCGGCGCTGAATACCGTGAGGAGGCAGGCGAGAACAAGGGTATATTTGACGAGGCGGTGAATAACAAGGCGCTGTATCTCAACAATAAAGCGAAACTCTTTAATGATGACCTTGTGATCAATGCAGGTTTGAGGATCGACGACCATGAGACATTCGGCGAAGAGACAACCGGAAGGGTCGGCGCTGTTTACAATATCAGGCCGGCTTCGCTTACCGTCAAGGCGAGCTACGGCACGGGTTTCAGGGCGCCGACGCTTAATGAGCTCTTTTACAACGACCCGTGGGGCAGCAGCGGGAACCTGAACCTTAAGCCTGAAAAGAGCAGTTCATGGGAGATAGGGCTTGAGAAGGAGATCGTCAAGGACAGGGCTTCTGTATCTGTCACCTATTTTGACCAGAACTACGATGACCTTATTGACTGGGTGGAAACCCCTCCGGGATCCTGGCTCTATTCTCCGCAAAACATATCAAAGGCAGAGGTGCAGGGATTTGAGGCAGGCGCTTCCGCGAAGGTGACTGGGGATGTAACAGTAAAATCTTCATACACATACCTTGATACCGAGGACAAGGAGACCGGAGAGCGCCTCAGAAGGAGGCCGAAAGACAAGGCCGGCATAAGCGCGGAATATTCAGGCGGGCCTTTAACGCTCTTTGCGGAATACACATTTGTCGGAAAGGTTTTTGACTCCGCTTCAGTGGGGCATCTTGGTTCTTACTCGCTTGTCAACCTGAGCGGCGGCTACAGGTTAAGAAAGGATATCAGCTTCTTTGCAAGAGTGGATAACCTCTTTGACGCAGATTATCAGACAGCGGGCGGATATAACACGCCGGGGCTTTCCGCCTATGCAGGGGTCAAATTCGAGATGTAG
- a CDS encoding energy transducer TonB, which yields MAGLQRTFVYSLLLHLAFSALLLLSVRLQGESGKMLNEKVFFIDLKPDVGKPASVITKDVSLKKIAVKKMQKEPALIVEKKEYAEETISKDAVSDNREVSFTESLSINAGDASGAANSSDITFPSEKIEYTNAAQGGEEIIISSKTADDYRAGLSEADALILISSAIERAKTYPAIARRRSIEGTVYVSFRIGASGEPREIEVLKSSGYKMLDEATMKVIKKAAPYPYIKSRIEIPVTYRLND from the coding sequence ATGGCGGGATTGCAAAGGACATTTGTTTATTCATTGCTGCTGCATCTTGCTTTTTCCGCTCTTCTCCTGCTCTCAGTGAGACTTCAGGGGGAGAGCGGGAAGATGCTGAATGAAAAGGTCTTCTTCATAGACCTTAAGCCTGATGTCGGGAAACCGGCGTCGGTAATTACAAAAGATGTCTCATTAAAGAAAATAGCGGTAAAGAAGATGCAGAAAGAGCCAGCTTTGATCGTAGAAAAAAAAGAGTATGCTGAAGAAACAATATCGAAAGATGCCGTATCTGACAATAGAGAAGTTAGCTTTACGGAGTCCCTCTCTATTAATGCCGGAGATGCATCAGGCGCAGCTAATAGCTCTGACATAACATTCCCCAGCGAGAAGATTGAATATACAAATGCTGCGCAAGGCGGAGAAGAAATTATTATAAGCTCCAAAACAGCGGACGATTATAGAGCCGGACTCTCTGAGGCTGATGCGCTTATCCTTATCAGCTCCGCGATTGAAAGGGCAAAAACCTATCCTGCCATAGCAAGAAGAAGGAGCATCGAAGGAACTGTATATGTCAGCTTCAGGATAGGAGCAAGCGGAGAGCCGAGAGAGATCGAAGTTCTGAAGAGTTCAGGATATAAGATGCTTGATGAAGCGACCATGAAGGTAATTAAGAAGGCAGCGCCGTATCCTTACATTAAAAGCCGCATCGAGATACCTGTCACTTACAGGCTGAACGATTAG
- the cobU gene encoding bifunctional adenosylcobinamide kinase/adenosylcobinamide-phosphate guanylyltransferase codes for MKNKIVFITGGARSGKSSFALREAEKIKGRKAYIATAQALDNEMKERIRKHKEERGADWDTFEEPFKIPEIISDADTKYSVVILDCLTLWLSNLICADMDCSRKIDDLIAVLEDSRQKTNNSKLFIVSNEVGMGIVPENELARRFRDTAGFLNQKAAEIADEVYLVTAGIPIKIKG; via the coding sequence ATGAAGAATAAGATAGTCTTTATAACAGGAGGAGCAAGGAGCGGGAAGAGCTCTTTTGCTTTAAGAGAGGCAGAGAAGATCAAAGGGCGGAAGGCGTATATCGCAACCGCTCAGGCGCTTGACAATGAGATGAAGGAACGCATCAGAAAGCACAAGGAAGAGCGCGGCGCTGACTGGGACACTTTTGAAGAGCCGTTCAAAATTCCTGAGATCATTTCCGATGCAGATACTAAGTACAGCGTTGTTATACTTGATTGTTTGACGCTCTGGCTCTCTAATCTGATCTGCGCCGATATGGATTGCAGCAGGAAGATAGATGACTTGATCGCTGTGTTGGAAGACTCCAGGCAGAAAACTAATAACTCAAAACTCTTTATCGTCTCAAACGAGGTCGGCATGGGCATCGTGCCTGAGAACGAACTTGCGAGAAGGTTCAGGGATACGGCGGGATTTTTAAATCAGAAGGCTGCGGAGATCGCAGATGAGGTCTATCTGGTAACTGCAGGAATACCGATAAAGATAAAAGGATGA
- the cobT gene encoding nicotinate-nucleotide--dimethylbenzimidazole phosphoribosyltransferase: MDLKNICSGITSVNSKFAEQAQERLDSLTKPQGSLGRLEEFAKQLVAITENPMPSLDKKAVFTFAGDHGVADEGVSAFPKAVTPQMVLNFIAGGAGINVLARHAGADIVVVDMGVDYDFGNPSVSPLIKGGIERGSFISRKVVSGTKNMRKGPAMTRDEALKCINVGIELANEYAKKGYKIFGTGDMGIANTTPSSAIAAVLTRRSVEEITGRGTGINDDTLKHKIQVIKDSISFNMPDPADPVSVLAKVGGAEIGGIAGLIIGAAANKVPVVIDGFISTAGALIAYSIEPKTRDYMFSAHMSQEVGHKAMLEKIGLRPILDLDLRLGEGTGAALAMMMIEGGLKIYKEMATFAEASVSGKE; the protein is encoded by the coding sequence ATGGATTTAAAAAATATATGTTCAGGCATAACAAGCGTTAACAGCAAGTTCGCAGAGCAGGCGCAAGAGCGTCTTGACAGCCTCACCAAGCCGCAGGGCAGCCTCGGAAGGCTTGAGGAGTTTGCAAAGCAGCTTGTCGCCATTACGGAAAACCCGATGCCTTCACTTGATAAGAAGGCGGTCTTCACATTTGCGGGAGACCATGGTGTTGCTGATGAAGGGGTCTCGGCATTTCCAAAGGCGGTGACGCCCCAGATGGTGCTGAACTTTATCGCAGGCGGCGCAGGCATTAATGTTCTTGCAAGGCACGCAGGCGCAGATATCGTAGTTGTGGACATGGGAGTTGATTATGATTTCGGCAACCCCTCTGTGTCTCCCCTTATCAAGGGGGGAATTGAGAGGGGGTCTTTCATATCACGAAAAGTAGTGTCAGGAACAAAGAACATGCGGAAGGGGCCGGCAATGACACGGGACGAAGCCCTGAAGTGTATTAACGTCGGGATCGAACTGGCAAATGAGTATGCAAAGAAGGGGTATAAGATATTCGGCACGGGCGACATGGGCATCGCCAATACAACGCCTTCAAGCGCGATCGCAGCAGTGCTCACCAGAAGATCGGTTGAGGAGATTACCGGAAGGGGCACAGGTATAAATGATGATACCTTAAAGCATAAGATTCAGGTCATCAAGGATTCCATCTCATTTAATATGCCTGACCCTGCTGACCCTGTCAGCGTTCTCGCAAAGGTCGGCGGCGCTGAGATCGGAGGTATTGCTGGACTGATCATCGGTGCAGCGGCAAATAAAGTTCCTGTAGTCATTGATGGTTTCATTTCAACTGCCGGCGCGCTCATCGCTTATTCCATTGAGCCCAAGACAAGAGACTACATGTTCTCAGCGCATATGTCTCAGGAAGTCGGGCACAAAGCGATGCTGGAAAAGATAGGCTTAAGGCCGATCCTTGACCTGGATCTCAGGCTCGGCGAGGGAACAGGCGCGGCGCTTGCGATGATGATGATAGAAGGCGGGCTTAAAATATATAAAGAGATGGCGACATTTGCCGAAGCCTCTGTCTCGGGAAAAGAATAA
- the cobS gene encoding adenosylcobinamide-GDP ribazoletransferase: MKKLLLAFQFLTIIPVKDTGIVTDREAGGSAAFFPLAGLVQGTLLVFAVVTLLRVFPVGLANLLLLLLLVITNGALHLDGLADTFDAIASRGDRQKKLAIMKDSTIGPAGVIAIVFSLMLKYLLLNESYSDAAPAAYYLILFLLPIYSRWAMVPAIFHSKSAREDGLGKAFIENVGVKELLTATVLALLFSFLSVFVIFNTPELAHVVFSLPALYIFSLITAWFCGRRFGGMTGDTFGAVSELSEILFLMMAVICLRNFTS, translated from the coding sequence ATGAAGAAGCTGCTTCTTGCGTTTCAGTTCCTGACGATCATACCTGTTAAAGATACCGGGATAGTTACGGACAGGGAGGCCGGCGGCTCTGCCGCCTTCTTCCCGCTGGCCGGCCTTGTGCAGGGAACGCTTCTTGTCTTTGCTGTGGTAACATTGTTAAGGGTCTTTCCTGTCGGGCTGGCCAACCTGCTTCTCCTGCTCCTTCTTGTCATAACTAACGGCGCGCTTCATCTTGACGGCCTTGCCGATACATTTGACGCGATAGCATCAAGAGGCGACAGGCAGAAGAAGCTTGCAATAATGAAGGACAGCACTATCGGCCCGGCCGGGGTCATTGCGATAGTTTTTAGTCTGATGCTCAAGTATCTCCTGCTCAATGAATCGTATTCAGACGCCGCCCCTGCGGCTTATTATTTGATACTGTTCTTATTGCCGATATACTCACGCTGGGCGATGGTGCCTGCGATATTTCACAGTAAATCAGCAAGAGAAGACGGGCTTGGCAAGGCCTTTATTGAGAATGTAGGCGTAAAGGAATTATTGACAGCTACCGTTCTGGCGCTGCTCTTTTCATTTCTTTCTGTCTTTGTGATCTTTAATACGCCGGAACTTGCTCATGTTGTCTTTTCTTTGCCTGCGCTGTATATATTCTCATTGATAACGGCCTGGTTTTGCGGCAGAAGGTTCGGCGGAATGACAGGCGATACATTCGGCGCGGTATCTGAACTTTCAGAGATATTATTCTTAATGATGGCGGTGATATGCTTACGAAACTTTACCTCATAA
- the cobC gene encoding alpha-ribazole phosphatase: MLTKLYLIRHGETEGAETKRYKGHIDVPLSENGIEQIRRLAEYLNNSPIPLLSKSGQKRVDVVYCSDLSRAVKSAEIIAEPYGLKPVIMPELRERNFGLWEGMSFDEIREKWPDAFNAWADNPLEFSPMNGESTIELRDRALKVFSEIIGKHQGEHIAIVAHGGINRVILCHLLGIPLENIFRVEQDYGCLNIVEMWDYPVVTLINGGFNNLSFP; encoded by the coding sequence ATGCTTACGAAACTTTACCTCATAAGGCACGGTGAGACAGAGGGCGCGGAGACAAAAAGATACAAGGGGCATATTGATGTTCCGCTGTCTGAGAATGGAATCGAACAGATCAGAAGGCTGGCGGAATATTTAAATAACTCCCCCATCCCCCTCTTATCTAAGAGTGGGCAAAAGAGGGTTGATGTTGTTTACTGTTCTGACCTTTCACGCGCAGTAAAGAGCGCGGAGATCATCGCAGAACCGTATGGATTGAAACCTGTTATCATGCCTGAACTGAGAGAGCGGAATTTCGGTTTATGGGAAGGGATGTCTTTTGATGAGATAAGGGAGAAGTGGCCCGATGCCTTTAATGCGTGGGCAGACAACCCTCTTGAGTTCAGCCCGATGAATGGAGAAAGCACCATCGAATTAAGAGACAGGGCATTGAAGGTTTTTAGCGAGATCATTGGAAAACATCAGGGAGAGCATATAGCGATCGTTGCTCATGGCGGGATAAACAGGGTTATACTCTGCCATCTGCTCGGCATTCCGCTTGAGAATATATTCAGGGTCGAACAGGATTACGGATGTCTGAATATTGTCGAGATGTGGGATTATCCGGTTGTAACATTAATTAATGGAGGATTTAATAATCTGTCATTCCCGTAA